From a single Terriglobia bacterium genomic region:
- a CDS encoding sigma-54 dependent transcriptional regulator, producing MAATALPLDRSPSPVPPDPVMFGSTRAMQIVRERVQKIASANLPVLILGESGTGKDIIARMIHQLSAWSNGPWVKVNCPAIPGTLLESELFGYEKGAFTGAYANKPGRVELANRGTLFLDEISELDYSLQSKLLQVLQDGQFCRIGAQEDKKVEVRMVCATNRNLEHEVGIGHFRQDLFYRINVVNIQMPPLRDRAADIPVLVQYFMDIYSERYNARVRPLSPPLLTQLQRYHWPGNIRELENLMRRYTILGNDEAITSELLPRKQDLFDDDIQVDGPISLKKVTRQAVLELERKIILKVLQANHWNRKRAARALSISYRALLYKIRDVGLPAGRGRGRAEAYAQTPPPAA from the coding sequence GTGGCCGCAACTGCACTGCCGCTTGATCGCTCCCCCTCGCCCGTTCCGCCGGACCCGGTGATGTTCGGCAGCACGCGCGCCATGCAGATAGTACGCGAGCGCGTGCAAAAGATCGCCAGCGCGAACCTTCCGGTGCTGATCCTGGGGGAAAGCGGCACGGGCAAGGATATTATTGCGCGCATGATTCATCAGCTCTCGGCTTGGTCGAACGGGCCTTGGGTGAAGGTGAATTGTCCCGCGATCCCGGGCACGCTGCTGGAGAGCGAACTGTTTGGCTACGAAAAAGGAGCTTTCACCGGCGCCTACGCCAACAAGCCCGGCCGTGTCGAACTGGCGAACCGGGGAACCTTGTTCCTCGACGAAATTTCCGAGTTGGATTACAGCCTTCAGTCCAAGTTATTGCAAGTTCTTCAGGATGGTCAGTTCTGCCGCATCGGTGCGCAGGAGGACAAGAAGGTTGAAGTCCGCATGGTGTGTGCGACCAACCGTAACCTGGAGCACGAGGTCGGAATCGGGCACTTCCGCCAGGACCTGTTCTACCGCATCAATGTCGTGAACATCCAAATGCCGCCGCTGCGCGATCGCGCTGCCGACATTCCGGTCCTGGTCCAGTATTTCATGGATATCTACAGCGAGAGATACAACGCGCGCGTGCGCCCGTTGTCGCCGCCGTTGCTTACCCAGTTGCAGCGTTATCACTGGCCGGGCAACATCCGCGAGCTGGAAAACCTGATGCGGCGCTACACCATCCTCGGGAACGATGAAGCCATCACCTCCGAACTCCTGCCGCGCAAGCAGGACCTGTTCGACGACGACATCCAGGTGGATGGCCCGATTTCCCTCAAGAAGGTGACGCGCCAGGCGGTATTGGAACTGGAACGCAAGATCATCCTGAAAGTGTTGCAGGCAAACCACTGGAACCGTAAGCGCGCTGCTCGCGCGCTGAGCATCAGCTATCGCGCGCTGTTGTACAAGATTCGGGACGTTGGACTGCCCGCGGGGCGTGGACGCGGGCGGGCCGAAGCGTATGCGCAAACGCCTCCGCCGGCCGCTTAA
- a CDS encoding PAS domain-containing protein: MRLRLKAKLVIAISAMVVALVATLSYIYMSQMLRQRVREEYQTGDFIAHQIYHGAREALELDLVNANVDADDPQAVAAAIEDSLQTDPGLNSLLQSIVGYSPTIYDAAITDTSGRALLHTDADAQGKPVPPRPDFAEVVKGGFRQQMDIVFGKPRVYEVRLPLSRAGKPFGQIRIGLSTVFLKSELQPQITHALEFTAISILVSLLLAAALSHFALRPLAAIGERLDRMAAGDIEAAPAKRPARYDEYGLVTTKIDRLGQQMRDVKEVFSALKENLDQLMGNLQDGLMLFAQNARVVLVSASAEQFVGRARGEMLGRQVSDVFARDTRLGHMVLDAFDLRQPISQREIEVEGGRTVQVSLDFIEQDGQNIGALLTMRDAESVRKIEDEIELSRRMAAIGRLTSGVAHEVRNPINAILLHLEVLREKIQQIDPESRRHMDVIGNEIQRLDRVVQTLVDFTKPVELRLGDTDLRRVIDDVSVLAAPEAAKLGVALHSELPPAPLVVKADADLVKQAVLNIALNGIQAMPGGGTLVIAARHEVNAVEIEIRDQGPGISPEVRDKIFNLYFTTKKSGSGIGLAMAYRVMQLHNGSLQFESQPGQGTVFYLRFPAPEPIRSAASREAAQAQKISAAS; the protein is encoded by the coding sequence ATGAGACTTCGACTCAAAGCAAAGTTGGTAATTGCCATCAGCGCCATGGTGGTGGCGCTGGTGGCGACGCTGTCGTACATCTACATGTCGCAGATGCTGCGGCAGCGGGTGAGGGAGGAGTACCAGACCGGGGACTTCATCGCCCACCAGATTTACCACGGCGCGCGCGAAGCGCTGGAACTGGATCTGGTCAACGCCAACGTGGACGCCGACGACCCGCAGGCGGTGGCGGCCGCCATCGAGGACAGCCTGCAGACCGACCCCGGGCTGAATTCCCTGCTGCAATCCATTGTGGGTTACTCGCCGACTATCTATGACGCAGCCATCACCGACACCTCGGGGCGTGCCCTGCTACACACCGATGCCGACGCGCAAGGCAAGCCGGTGCCGCCGCGGCCCGATTTCGCCGAGGTAGTGAAAGGCGGCTTTCGCCAGCAGATGGACATCGTGTTCGGCAAGCCGCGGGTGTACGAAGTCCGCCTGCCGCTGAGCCGCGCCGGCAAGCCGTTCGGGCAGATCCGTATCGGACTTTCCACCGTTTTCCTGAAAAGCGAGTTGCAGCCGCAGATCACGCACGCGCTGGAGTTCACCGCAATATCCATCCTGGTCTCGTTGCTGCTGGCGGCCGCGCTCTCCCACTTTGCGCTGCGCCCGCTGGCAGCCATCGGCGAGCGGCTCGATCGAATGGCCGCCGGCGACATCGAAGCCGCACCCGCCAAGCGCCCCGCGCGCTACGACGAGTACGGCCTGGTGACCACCAAGATCGACCGCCTCGGCCAGCAGATGCGCGACGTCAAAGAGGTGTTCTCCGCGTTGAAGGAAAACCTCGACCAGCTCATGGGCAACCTGCAGGACGGCCTGATGCTGTTCGCCCAGAACGCGCGCGTGGTGCTGGTGAGCGCTTCGGCGGAACAGTTTGTCGGCCGTGCGCGCGGTGAGATGCTGGGCCGCCAGGTCAGCGACGTGTTCGCGCGCGACACCCGCCTGGGCCACATGGTGCTCGACGCGTTTGACCTGCGCCAGCCCATCAGCCAGCGCGAAATCGAGGTGGAAGGCGGGCGCACGGTGCAGGTGTCGCTTGATTTCATCGAGCAAGACGGCCAGAACATCGGCGCGCTGCTCACCATGCGTGATGCCGAGTCGGTGCGCAAGATTGAGGACGAGATCGAGTTGTCGCGCCGCATGGCCGCCATCGGCCGGCTCACTTCCGGAGTCGCCCACGAAGTTCGCAACCCGATCAACGCCATCCTGTTGCACCTGGAGGTGCTGCGGGAAAAGATCCAGCAGATCGATCCCGAATCGCGGCGTCACATGGACGTGATCGGCAACGAGATCCAGCGGTTGGATCGGGTGGTGCAGACGCTGGTGGACTTCACAAAACCGGTTGAGTTGCGGCTCGGCGATACCGACCTGCGCCGGGTGATCGATGACGTGTCCGTACTGGCAGCGCCGGAAGCGGCAAAGCTGGGGGTCGCCCTGCACAGCGAGCTTCCGCCGGCGCCGCTGGTGGTGAAGGCTGACGCGGACCTGGTCAAGCAGGCGGTGCTCAATATTGCCCTCAATGGCATTCAGGCCATGCCCGGCGGAGGCACGCTGGTTATCGCCGCCCGGCACGAAGTCAACGCCGTTGAAATCGAGATTCGCGACCAGGGGCCCGGCATTTCACCGGAGGTCCGCGACAAGATTTTCAATCTCTACTTCACGACCAAAAAGTCCGGCAGCGGCATCGGCCTGGCGATGGCGTACCGGGTCATGCAACTGCACAACGGGTCGCTGCAATTCGAGTCGCAGCCGGGACAGGGGACGGTGTTTTATCTGCGCTTCCCCGCCCCCGAACCAATCCGCAGCGCGGCTTCGCGCGAGGCCGCCCAGGCACAGAAAATCTCGGCGGCCTCGTAA
- a CDS encoding sigma-54 dependent transcriptional regulator: protein MSQEKVLIVEDEENERSGLAELVTLWGCKCETARDGIEALEKIGWFAPAIVVTDLMMPRMDGMELLRRVAELPQECKVIVMTAHGSVDSAVEAMKIGAYDYIQKGGEPTRLRTILKHAVSQHDTERELEVTRRTLRDKGVMGPMVGSSRQMQEIFHLVEMVAPSTASVLITGESGTGKELVARTIHELSPRKGKPFIAINCAAIPETLIESEVFGHEKGAFTGALERRVGCFELAEGGTLLLDEIGEMPIGTQAKLLRVLEDRKLRRLGSKVETPVDVRVLAATNKVPEEAVAQGYLRNDLFYRLNVFNIAMPPLRDHKQDLPDLVTTLLAEMNEKHGRKVQLVSDSVMSLFSANAWPGNVRELRNTLERAVIVCDGGVMETRHLPPGFGQVTPRPPVQEPNAVRLGVGTTVGEAEKLLILKTLEATNNNKTRAAEILGISLKTLHNKLKEYGTSNVAAAGMGQ from the coding sequence ATGAGCCAGGAAAAGGTACTCATCGTCGAAGACGAGGAAAACGAACGCAGTGGTTTGGCCGAGCTGGTCACGCTCTGGGGCTGCAAATGCGAGACGGCGCGCGATGGCATCGAAGCTCTGGAGAAGATCGGGTGGTTTGCGCCCGCCATCGTTGTGACCGATCTCATGATGCCGCGCATGGACGGCATGGAACTGCTGCGCCGGGTCGCCGAGCTGCCGCAGGAATGCAAGGTGATCGTCATGACCGCACACGGCAGCGTGGACAGCGCGGTGGAAGCGATGAAGATCGGCGCCTACGACTACATTCAGAAGGGCGGCGAACCGACGCGCCTGCGCACCATCCTGAAACACGCCGTCAGCCAGCATGACACCGAGCGCGAGCTGGAAGTGACGCGCCGCACGCTGCGCGACAAGGGCGTCATGGGACCGATGGTGGGCTCGTCGCGGCAGATGCAGGAGATCTTTCACCTGGTGGAAATGGTCGCCCCGAGCACGGCCTCGGTTCTGATCACCGGGGAAAGCGGGACGGGAAAAGAACTGGTAGCGCGCACCATCCACGAACTCAGCCCGCGCAAAGGCAAGCCGTTCATCGCGATCAATTGTGCCGCCATCCCTGAGACACTGATCGAGAGCGAGGTTTTCGGCCATGAGAAGGGCGCATTCACGGGCGCGCTGGAGCGTCGTGTGGGCTGCTTTGAGCTTGCCGAGGGCGGCACGCTGCTGCTGGACGAAATTGGGGAGATGCCGATCGGCACGCAGGCCAAGCTGCTGCGCGTGCTCGAGGACCGCAAGCTGCGGCGTCTAGGCAGCAAGGTCGAAACCCCCGTCGACGTGCGCGTGCTAGCGGCAACCAACAAGGTTCCGGAGGAGGCAGTGGCGCAGGGATATCTGAGGAATGACCTTTTCTATCGGCTCAACGTGTTTAACATTGCCATGCCGCCGCTGCGCGATCACAAGCAGGATCTGCCGGATCTGGTGACGACGCTGCTGGCGGAGATGAACGAAAAACACGGGCGCAAGGTGCAGTTGGTCAGCGACTCGGTGATGTCGCTGTTTTCCGCCAATGCGTGGCCCGGCAACGTGCGCGAGTTGCGCAACACCTTGGAGCGCGCGGTGATCGTGTGCGACGGCGGCGTCATGGAAACCAGACACCTGCCGCCGGGATTTGGGCAGGTGACACCGCGTCCCCCGGTGCAGGAACCCAACGCGGTGCGGCTGGGAGTGGGCACGACGGTGGGCGAGGCGGAAAAGCTGCTCATCCTCAAAACGCTGGAAGCCACCAACAACAACAAGACGCGGGCCGCGGAAATTCTGGGGATCAGCCTAAAAACGTTGCATAACAAGCTCAAGGAATACGGAACCAGCAACGTCGCGGCGGCGGGTATGGGGCAGTAA
- a CDS encoding transcriptional regulator, with protein MTTSTASGELVSLAALRVRTRHLAAILLLATCFAAAQTPASHSRWIALGPEGGDVRSLALDPHDPSRVFLGTSAGELYLSTDAGATWSHFAHFGDSNDYVLDHIVVDPTDANTIYVAAWSIENNGGDIFRSRDAGRTWQALPAMHGKSVRSFAVFQRDPRIMVAGTLDGVFRSPNRGDTWERISPANHAEIKNIESIAIDPRSSDVLYAGTWHLPWKTTDGGLNWRSMKQGIVDDSDVFSIIIDQQNPTTVYLSACSGIYKSENSGELFHKIQGIPFSARRTRVLHQDPANPAVVYAGTTEGLWKTLDAGKTWRRTTASNVIVNDVLADPHQSSHILLATDRSGVLASDDGGQSVRASNHGFSHRQVSTVLADRNQSSTLYAGVLNDKEFGGVFVSHDSGSHWQQMNAGLAGHDIFTLAQSANGDLLAGTHRGVYLYENKVARWRPINVVVTERLVTVKTTSKKTKKKVITTRRELVKSELNTRVARIVVSGDRWSAATSDGVYTTLDHGLTWRGGPVAAERSFFSMDAAGEQILAATPNSLVFSRDGGAAWSKIALPPYVGIVRGVAISPASLWIATHAGVFYSQDNGANWVHVLVGTPPQNLMSVRFDADAQRLLGLTPSGEIYSTHDGRVWRRAADAGLHIRSISIAGGRLLGITPFRGIVAQPESEAPSLRATAGGSLQ; from the coding sequence GTGACCACATCCACTGCATCTGGCGAGTTGGTGAGTTTGGCTGCCCTTCGTGTTCGCACCCGGCACTTGGCTGCCATTCTGCTTCTGGCCACTTGTTTTGCCGCGGCGCAGACCCCGGCTTCCCATAGCCGCTGGATTGCGCTTGGTCCCGAGGGTGGCGACGTGCGTAGCCTGGCGCTCGATCCGCACGATCCCAGCCGCGTCTTCCTGGGTACCAGCGCCGGCGAACTCTATCTCTCCACCGACGCGGGCGCCACCTGGTCGCACTTTGCCCACTTTGGCGATAGCAACGACTATGTCCTCGACCACATCGTGGTCGATCCCACCGACGCGAACACGATCTACGTTGCAGCCTGGAGCATCGAAAACAACGGCGGCGACATTTTCCGCTCGCGCGACGCCGGCCGCACCTGGCAGGCGCTGCCCGCCATGCATGGCAAGTCGGTGCGCAGCTTCGCCGTCTTCCAACGCGATCCCCGCATCATGGTGGCGGGCACGCTGGACGGTGTTTTCCGCAGCCCCAACCGCGGTGACACTTGGGAGCGCATCTCGCCTGCCAACCATGCCGAGATCAAGAACATCGAGTCCATCGCCATAGACCCGCGCTCCTCCGACGTGCTCTACGCCGGCACCTGGCACCTGCCGTGGAAGACCACCGATGGCGGCCTCAACTGGCGCTCCATGAAGCAGGGCATCGTGGACGATTCCGATGTCTTCTCCATCATCATTGACCAGCAGAATCCTACGACCGTGTACCTGAGCGCGTGCTCCGGTATCTACAAGAGCGAGAATTCCGGCGAACTGTTCCACAAAATTCAGGGTATCCCGTTCTCGGCGCGGCGCACCCGCGTTTTGCACCAGGACCCCGCCAACCCGGCCGTCGTTTATGCCGGTACGACGGAGGGGCTGTGGAAGACCCTTGACGCCGGTAAGACGTGGCGCCGCACGACCGCGTCCAACGTGATCGTGAATGACGTCTTGGCCGATCCGCACCAGTCGTCGCACATACTGCTGGCCACCGACCGCAGCGGAGTGCTTGCCAGCGACGACGGCGGGCAGAGCGTCCGCGCTTCCAACCACGGCTTTTCGCATCGCCAGGTTTCCACCGTGCTCGCCGATCGCAACCAGTCCAGCACGCTCTATGCGGGAGTGCTCAATGACAAGGAATTCGGCGGCGTCTTTGTCAGCCACGACAGCGGCAGCCACTGGCAGCAGATGAACGCCGGACTCGCCGGCCACGACATCTTCACGCTGGCGCAATCGGCCAACGGCGACCTGCTCGCCGGCACACACCGCGGCGTCTATTTATACGAGAACAAGGTTGCACGCTGGCGGCCGATTAACGTCGTCGTCACCGAAAGGCTGGTGACGGTAAAGACCACTTCCAAGAAAACCAAAAAGAAAGTAATCACCACCCGCCGCGAATTGGTGAAATCGGAGCTCAACACCCGCGTGGCGCGCATCGTGGTTTCCGGCGATCGCTGGTCTGCCGCTACCTCGGACGGCGTTTACACTACTCTTGACCACGGCCTGACCTGGCGTGGAGGGCCGGTGGCGGCAGAGCGCAGCTTCTTCTCCATGGACGCGGCCGGCGAGCAAATCTTGGCCGCAACCCCGAACTCGTTGGTGTTTTCGCGCGATGGCGGCGCCGCATGGTCAAAGATTGCCCTGCCCCCGTATGTGGGAATTGTGCGTGGCGTCGCCATCTCTCCCGCAAGCCTTTGGATTGCCACCCATGCCGGTGTGTTTTACAGCCAGGACAATGGCGCCAACTGGGTACATGTGCTGGTCGGAACGCCGCCGCAGAACCTGATGTCGGTGCGCTTCGACGCCGATGCGCAGCGCCTCCTGGGTTTGACGCCTTCGGGCGAAATCTACTCGACGCACGACGGCCGAGTATGGCGCCGCGCTGCCGATGCCGGACTTCACATCCGCTCCATCAGCATCGCCGGCGGACGACTGCTCGGCATCACTCCGTTCCGGGGCATTGTTGCCCAACCCGAGTCCGAAGCACCCTCGCTGCGTGCCACTGCGGGCGGCAGCTTGCAATAA
- a CDS encoding response regulator produces the protein MSRSVSRSAAPALLRGGTEFLEAAAHDCPHGLMIEQAGHVVYANPAYARLAGFSTPLSLIGKPVEALSIPAKAARKSRAGGNEGPPELDTIRLEFRRGSYPLVLHVVRDVSDRRRLAHDFNNVLTAITLYSDLLLERTQRRREAEEIHLAAQRGTAIVRQLLTFARQQPLAPRLVSLFAIVSSMRGMLEPLLGENIELITRSEGDHDAVYVDPAQMQQVILNLVMNARDAMPEGGQVRISTGACTLHARAAQRHPGLHPGEYATLTVSDTGCGMDEQVRKRLFEPFFTTKRVGEGVGLGMSMVYGIVSQSGGAVSVSSKPGKGTRVTIHLPCSTADLAADAAGAVIAQPGIGTGTVVLAEDDAAVRSSVAHLLTETGYRVLQARDGQQAVRLARAHTGNIDLFISDVVMPGMCGCDAVRQVQQLHPETRALFITGYPAKANTAAAGAKLLYKPFSRAMLAEKVREVLDHRPSAAVAGGPGSPMERELP, from the coding sequence ATGTCCCGTTCCGTTTCGAGATCGGCGGCTCCTGCTCTCCTCAGAGGCGGCACCGAATTCTTGGAGGCGGCTGCCCATGATTGCCCGCACGGCCTGATGATTGAGCAAGCCGGGCATGTGGTTTACGCCAACCCGGCCTACGCCCGCCTTGCCGGCTTTTCCACACCTCTTTCCCTGATCGGGAAACCGGTAGAGGCCCTCTCCATCCCCGCCAAGGCCGCGCGTAAATCACGCGCTGGGGGCAATGAAGGTCCGCCGGAGCTCGACACCATTCGCTTGGAATTTCGCCGCGGCTCCTACCCTCTGGTCTTGCACGTGGTCCGCGACGTCTCCGATCGCCGCCGCCTGGCGCACGACTTCAATAACGTTCTGACCGCCATCACGCTCTACTCCGACCTGCTGCTGGAGCGCACCCAGCGCCGTCGCGAAGCCGAGGAGATCCATCTCGCCGCACAGCGCGGCACCGCCATCGTGCGCCAGTTGTTGACCTTCGCGCGCCAGCAACCGCTGGCGCCGCGGCTGGTCTCGTTGTTTGCCATCGTCTCCTCCATGCGCGGCATGCTGGAACCGCTGCTGGGCGAGAACATCGAACTCATCACCCGTTCCGAAGGCGATCACGACGCGGTGTACGTGGATCCAGCGCAGATGCAGCAGGTCATCCTCAATCTTGTGATGAACGCGCGCGATGCCATGCCCGAGGGCGGCCAGGTTCGCATCTCAACCGGCGCCTGCACGTTGCACGCGCGCGCGGCGCAGCGCCATCCCGGATTGCATCCCGGCGAATACGCCACCCTGACCGTCTCCGACACCGGTTGCGGCATGGATGAGCAGGTGCGCAAGCGCCTATTCGAGCCGTTTTTCACAACCAAGCGTGTCGGCGAGGGCGTTGGGCTCGGCATGTCCATGGTGTACGGCATCGTCAGCCAGAGCGGCGGCGCGGTTTCCGTGTCCAGCAAGCCCGGCAAGGGCACGCGCGTCACCATCCACCTGCCATGTTCCACCGCGGACCTCGCCGCCGATGCTGCCGGTGCCGTCATCGCGCAGCCTGGCATCGGCACGGGAACGGTCGTGCTGGCCGAAGATGACGCTGCCGTGCGCTCTTCCGTAGCTCATCTGCTGACGGAAACGGGATATCGCGTGCTGCAGGCGCGCGACGGCCAACAGGCCGTCCGGCTGGCCCGCGCCCACACCGGCAACATTGATTTGTTCATCAGCGATGTGGTCATGCCCGGGATGTGTGGCTGCGACGCCGTCCGTCAGGTCCAGCAGCTTCATCCGGAAACCCGAGCTCTTTTTATCACCGGCTATCCGGCCAAGGCCAACACGGCCGCTGCCGGAGCCAAGCTCTTATACAAGCCCTTCTCCCGCGCCATGCTGGCCGAGAAGGTGCGCGAAGTCCTTGATCACCGGCCGTCGGCTGCTGTCGCCGGCGGCCCCGGTTCGCCGATGGAGAGGGAATTGCCATGA
- a CDS encoding CDGSH iron-sulfur domain-containing protein — translation MADVKITARKNGPFRVEAPEGSVTLTDADGNEYNLAGRTAFSLCRCGGSVNKPFCDGTHAKIAFQAAEAAVKSADSAANNPPAGGPTKR, via the coding sequence ATGGCGGATGTGAAGATCACGGCAAGAAAAAACGGACCGTTTCGCGTGGAGGCGCCCGAGGGATCGGTGACCCTGACCGATGCCGACGGCAATGAATACAACTTGGCCGGCAGGACGGCGTTCTCGCTTTGCCGCTGTGGCGGGTCGGTGAATAAGCCCTTTTGCGACGGCACCCATGCCAAGATCGCCTTCCAGGCCGCCGAAGCCGCCGTCAAATCCGCCGATAGTGCGGCAAATAATCCCCCCGCCGGCGGCCCCACGAAGAGATGA
- a CDS encoding DinB family protein, with protein MNPEPLIHMQTWDRFAAVLAVAGQRLSALSSTTAAARPMPDAWSKKQELGHLVDSAVNNYVRIIRVQRESAPALPGYEQDAWVERQGYDDRDWMELVALWKALNQHMLAAARRIPASSLARTCTIAGGDSVTLGFLIEDYVDHMVHHLQHIGIALSEFRRPESAYA; from the coding sequence ATGAACCCTGAGCCTCTGATCCACATGCAGACTTGGGACCGATTTGCCGCCGTACTCGCCGTCGCCGGCCAACGCCTGAGCGCGTTGTCGTCAACCACTGCCGCCGCCCGTCCTATGCCCGACGCGTGGTCGAAGAAACAAGAGCTCGGCCACCTTGTTGACTCTGCGGTCAACAATTACGTGCGCATCATTCGCGTGCAACGCGAATCCGCGCCCGCGCTTCCCGGCTACGAGCAGGATGCCTGGGTCGAGCGCCAGGGCTATGACGATCGCGATTGGATGGAATTAGTTGCGCTGTGGAAGGCTTTAAACCAGCACATGCTGGCGGCCGCGCGCCGGATTCCCGCCTCATCGCTGGCCCGCACCTGCACCATCGCCGGCGGAGACTCCGTCACGCTGGGATTCTTGATTGAGGATTACGTGGACCACATGGTCCATCACCTGCAGCACATCGGCATCGCACTGAGCGAATTCCGCCGCCCTGAATCCGCCTACGCGTGA